CATTTAAATATCTTTTAATAAAAAGGAGATTTTTAGAATTTCTTTCTAATAACAAAGCAATTGCTTCTGTAGTTAATATATGCGAAGCCTCTCTTAACAAGAAAGGCAATTTCTTATCAATATATTTATTATAAACTGCATGTCCTAACTCATGTAATGAAGTAGTAAACCAATACGCATCATCTTTAAGATTCATGATTACTCTGATATCATTAGTTTTATCTAAACTCATACAACAAGCATGCTGATATTTTCCTTTCTTTTCATACAAATCACTTCGATTAAAAATATCTTCAGTTTCCAATCCCATATTTGAGTAGAATCTATTGGTTACTCTCAAAATATTCTTACAATATTTATTTAATTTAACTTTAGAAATCTCTGGACCTGTCTGAAAAAATAATTCCTGATAGTGCCAAGGTTTTATTTCTTTAACATTTAATCTTTTTTTAAGATAATAGTCTATTTCCTGTTTTACCTTCTTAAACGGCCGTTTAGTAAGTTTATATAACTCATCAAATATTTTTTTTATTTCTTCTTTTTTTTGTTCATTTAAAAAAAGAGACATTTCATAATAATTATTAAATCCTAAACTCTTAGCCAACTGATTTCTTAATTTAACAAGTTCAATCAAATCTTTTTCAACTAATGCTCCCTGTTCTTTACTTGCTTCCCAAACCTTTTGTAATCTTTCAGAATTTAAGTCTTTTTTAAGAATTTCTTTAATTTCATTATCTGTTAACTCTTTTTCATCAACTTTAGCTCTAAAAGTATTAAATTTTTTCTCAATTTCTGTTGATTTTTTAATTATTTTATTTATTAAACTTATATCTCCTTGACTTCCAAGATAAGAATTGTATAATAATTTTAATTGTCTTTCAACTAGCCTATCTTTTATTTTTGTTTTTAGAAATCTCTTAACAATTTCAAAATTTTTATTATTATTAAAGAATTTTGCATATTCTTTACTATATTTTTCAGATTTTTTGTAATCTTCTAGCTTTCCAGAAATCATTGAATCCCACCAAGCATAAGCAGACTGAATATATAATCTCTTTATTTCTCTAGTTTGGGATTCTAAGAATTGATTTACTTCTTCCATATTAGATTATGGTCTGAAGTGATATAAAAAGTTATTGATTATGGTGGGCTATTGATTGGGTGTTACTAATTAAAAATTAAAAGAAAGAAAATAAGTTACTTTTCGTTATCTTCTACAAATTTCTTAATATCATTAATATGTTGAAGTATTAACTTTGCTTTTTTCAATCCAAAAGAAAATGGAAATTTATCTTGTTCAGCATCTCCTTCTGTTAATATTAAGGTTTTGTGTCCTTTAAATTCTCCGATTTTTGCTACCATTTTTCCTCCTTTACTTTTTCTTGAAATAATTTACTTATATATAAATATACTTTAAATTAGAATTAATTTTTTTTAATTTTACTCTTTTTTGCTTTTTTCTCTTCAACAGATTTTTCTTCAATTTCTTCTTCATCTTCTGAATCGTCAGCATCCATAGGTTCAAATTCAAGACTTTCAAGTATTTTTAAAATCTTATCTACTTTTAAATTAAGTTGGTTAAATTGATCTGCTGATATACCTGAAGATCCTTCTCTTGAAGGTCTATGAGTATTACCTTGTTTTTCAAAACATTCGCTACATAAAACAGGTTTATCTCCACTTGGTCTAAATGGAACTTGACAACTTTTTCCACATTTATCACAAGTTGCTTCATGCATTTCACGTCGAGGTTTTCTTCCAAAGCCGCCACCAAATCCACCAGAACTTCTTCCTCCAAAGCTTCTTCTTTCTCTGAAGCCACCAGAATCTCCGTCTCTATCAAAATCTCTTGAGCCTCTATTATCACGGCCTCTACTTCCTCTATCGCGTCTGAAATCTCCCATTTGCTTTAGATTAAGAAGTCTATTTATAAAGCTATTCATTAAGAAAAAATAAGTACGCTCCCGCC
The Candidatus Woesearchaeota archaeon genome window above contains:
- a CDS encoding peptidase M3 — translated: MEEVNQFLESQTREIKRLYIQSAYAWWDSMISGKLEDYKKSEKYSKEYAKFFNNNKNFEIVKRFLKTKIKDRLVERQLKLLYNSYLGSQGDISLINKIIKKSTEIEKKFNTFRAKVDEKELTDNEIKEILKKDLNSERLQKVWEASKEQGALVEKDLIELVKLRNQLAKSLGFNNYYEMSLFLNEQKKEEIKKIFDELYKLTKRPFKKVKQEIDYYLKKRLNVKEIKPWHYQELFFQTGPEISKVKLNKYCKNILRVTNRFYSNMGLETEDIFNRSDLYEKKGKYQHACCMSLDKTNDIRVIMNLKDDAYWFTTSLHELGHAVYNKYIDKKLPFLLREASHILTTEAIALLLERNSKNLLFIKRYLNVNSNEIEQIQKDIEISLKIRQLVFSSWEQVMVNFEMKMYEHPDQNLNKLWYDLIKKYQLIDFERDKPDWASKIHIATSPAYYHNYMLGELYASQINNYITKNILKQKNAKNLDYGDKEIGNYLISKIFSPGTKYPWNELIKYSTGEELNLKYWVKEFC